A segment of the Orcinus orca chromosome 4, mOrcOrc1.1, whole genome shotgun sequence genome:
AAATCCTTAAGACTTAACTTTGGGCACCACTGAAGGTATATTTGCCCGTGTGTGAGTCTTTTCACCTTCGGTCATGCCGCTGTGTTTACTGTCCTGGTTCTGCAGAGTGATTTCAGGCACAGCCATACCAAAGTCAGTGATCAAACTACTGCTTTTCTCTACACCTGCTAGATTATGTTGTATAGACCATGGGCCCACAGTATACTTCTCTGATATTCTCCTTTGCAGATTTTGCAGAAAAACTACTGAAGCAGCTAGAGAGCTCTAAGGAGAGGTTTGAAGTGAAGATGATGCTCATGAACCTCATCTCCAGATTGGTGGGAATTCACGAGGTTTGAATTACATTATATTTCTCTTGAACATAATGGAATTTTGTTCCAAAAATTAGAAGTGGAATTTTTCTTGGTAAAAGGACGGTAAGGTAGAGCAGTGGCTTAATTTTACCCTCCCAAACCATTTAAGCCCATACAGTTTACAAAGGGATAAAATCTTTCACTCTGAAAATAGCTGTTTTTGTCACTTTGTTTTCTTATCACTTAGCATGGATGTTGAATTGTACATGTATTCAGTTTATGGACagactattttctgtttttctactttttattttattgtatctatGTTTCACTTATACATTTTCCTGAGCCAACAGAGCCCACATATTTTTATCAACTGTTATTACATTTCACAGTTTACCCCTTCATAGCTTTCCTGACTTCCAGCCCACTCTAGCAGGAGGATCATGTTTGCAAAGCTGAATTCTCTGGTCATTCACTTTATATTAAATTAGACTGCAAGAGCTCCTTGGtggtataatgtatatatattgtgTATACATATGGAAACCACACACATACTCAGACTAACTGCCATTGTAGAAAAGGAGGGATGCCCAGAAATTCAGCCCATGAAGAAATGACCATTGAGGTTGTTGTCTATAGTTTTGCTCTTATAACTAGTGCTGTTCTGATCATCACTGAATGTGTtgctttcttcaaaaaaaaaaacaagaagtaaaacaggCTCCTTCATTGAAAATCAAACAGTATAGACCTATATCaagttaaaaatgaacaaatgtacttattccatttctttaagaaaaagttaacattttggtgAATAAATTGCTTTTTCTACATGGGCTGCAGTTCTAAAGCAGGATTACCAGGTCAATTCTTGTTACATTTGTGCAATAATTTCAAGTCACAACTGAATCTGAGCTCAGTGGAAAAGCAGAAGTGATTCTTAATTCAAGCATAGTTTGATGGAAATGATACTGGAGTTTCACAGCTGGCTACAGTTGAACACTCATCTCTGTATTGAACCCAAGTCTTCCCTTTTACTTCTCTGGTCCTGGTTTTGCTCTGtggctaaaatagaaaaaaatttattctcacaTGATGAACTTTGAAAAAGACTAGGCCATCTCCAGAGTTTCTCTTCTTGAAGTTAAAGATTACAATTGCTTTAATAACTGgatccttgtctcctttatctAGGTAGACTCCAGAGTGTTAGTGGTTTCTGTCTAAAATATGGAGCTCAGAGTAATTCCTCCAGTGTGGTTGGACTGGTATCCCATAACAAAACTAGACTGTGGGTTTTTTGGTGATCAGATTATACTAGGCACTATTCAGATTTGAGTTACTATTATCTTTGAAGACTAAAAAATTggttctgcaatttttttgaaagaaagttgCTTTTTGACTGCCTTTTCACCCCCTGGTTTATTCTGTGTACACTTTCTTCTTCCTTGACATAATAGGATAGCAACAAGGCCTTCCTTTCTTTGGTTAATACAGCACATTGAATCATCCTGTAGCATGAATGCttgttgagaaaaaaagaaagtaaaaaaatgatTCCCAGTTAGTTGAGCTTGGTGATATAATTGCATCATGGAGAAATGAAACTCCACAGCTCAGCTAGATATATATTAAAGTCAGTGCATTCTTCTTTCCACAGCTTTTTCTCTTCAACTTCTACCCCTTTGTGCAGAGGTTTCTGCAGCCCCACCAAAGAGGTAAGGCTTCCACTTGCCGTGTTCCTTTGGTGGCCTTGGGGTTAACCATCCAGAGTCTTTTGTTCTGGAATTAATACTAAAGACAAGAGTTAGGAGTGAAGGGTGTTCTGCTTCAGAGACAAGGAGAGAAacctgtatgttttctttccaGATTCTGCCATGAGGTAATTGTTCTCCTTATCAACTTTAAGAAACAATTATTTGAGGGGGggaaaaacaccaaaacaaaatGTTCGTTTCTCAAAGCAAGTCTTTTTGTAATACTATAACTACTCATGTGAAAGATTCTAAAAAAGAATTTTGACTATTTATTGTAACTTCATTATAGATACCAGGGTTTAACTTACTGCTTTCATTGCCCTCATTTATATTCTTAATTAAAAGCAACATgaaagcaggaaggaagagatGGTTGTTTTTGCCTTTGAACTTGAACCAAGGTAGGaaagaaatgaacatttattgaacattcaacatgagccaagcactgtgctaggtactttaCATAcagtcatctcatttaatcctcacttcaATCCTGAGAggtgtagaaagaaagaaaaaaagaccaagaTCACTCAGCAAATAGTGGCTGATTAGGCTTCACCTCACTTCTTTGTTTTGCCAGAGGCCTTGTTCTTTATCCATACTGCCCCTTTAAAGggagagtgtgtgtatatatgtgtttgtacTTATTCATTGATTGAGTGATTTCTAGTCTGAGCACTGCCTTAGACACCAGTGAACACAAAGTAACATCCTCACcttcatagagcttacattctagaggaAGATCCACAGAGTGCTGTGTGTAATATGTCCAGGTGACGGGAAGTGTTTTGAGGAAAAGAAGCAGGTGAGGACAGTAGGGAGTGCTGGGGTGGGTTCTGTCTAGATTATGTGGTCAGGAAATCACTTTGATAAGGCAGCAGTTAAGCAGGGCCAGGAGGAAGCGAGGCAGTGAGCTGTGCAGATGTCGGGGGTTGGGTGTTggggcagaggaagcagcagTAGCATTACGGCCAGCGTGTGCTGGCCATGTTTGCCGTGGTCCTGAGGGCAGGGCAATAAACTGACTGTGGCCTTTCCCATCTCTGACCTTTTTAGAAGTAACGAAGATCCTTCTGTTTGCTGCACAGGCATCTCATCACTTAGTACCCCCAGAGGTGAGAACTCTTAAACTTCACTTCTGTCAGGATCTAGTGCATACGTAGCCCTGCCACTAAGTATATCATGGTGGCTTTTCCCACAGGGATTACCGTCCTCCCTGCCTTTTTGAAACTGAGTAGAAGACACACTAGCTCTTAAGGAGATACCCATAGAAGTTTACTCATAGAAGTAAAAACATTTTACTGTAGAAAGTAAAGTTTATTTTGGACAAGTTGTTGAGAATTCTGGTTTTGTTTAATTGCCAAATTTTATGCTGGGGAGGGCAAGAATATCAGTGAATTTACAGTGATTATTATTCAAAActgatcatttctttcttttattcaaatAGTGTTGGAGGATCGTGGGTCAAAGCAATTTTTAATCCATGTTGAGAACTAATATTAAAGGCGAGCCACATTTAATCTGAGGATAGCTAAGAAGAAGGCTGAAACCCAGAGTGGAATGTTTTTCTCAGTCTTCCTCAGTCTTGATCCTTCCAACTCCCAAACCGAAGGTGGAGGGCTGTTTTTCCACTGTAATAGTTTATGGTCCCTTCATCGTCAAGCGTTTGAGTAGGTGTAGACGTTTTACCAGCACTCatatcctttctctccctcccattCAGATCATGCAGTCATTGCTCATGACTGTGGCCAACAATTTTGTAACCGACAAGAACTCTGGAGAGGTCATGACAGTAGGGTATGTAGAATGTGGCTGTAGGCAGTGGGTATGGTCGTAACGCACTGGGTTTGCTTTCCATTACCAGGATGTAAAATTTCATCTATAATGTGCTCTCTGCAAAAACAGTTTAAAGTACACTTCAGTCTTCTCAGCAGGcttgctatttttaatttattggtcAGAATTTTGAGCCAGAGAAAAGATATTTGCCCTTCTAatcaacattttgttttttaactagcTTTCCCTCTTTCAAATGAATGCTTGTGTGGCAATctaaatgtttttcttctgtcttctacCCTGAATTCCTATCTTCCCTGGAACAAATGATTCGTTATGGAATCATTTTTTAATCCCAAGGCggttcagtggcccttttgattAATTCAAAAGCACTTAATGAGTGTGAGCACTAATTTAAGGACGACTCATCGGTCCTGATAACTAAGCAGTATGCTGAACAGCTGCTTTGTATCTCCCTTGGAAAATATTGCTGGGATAACAGCCCTAAAGACCTTTAACTTTTCCTTATTTGACCTAGTACTATCTCCCCTAGAGTTGGCGAATAGATGCTGCTATCATATACAGGCACACTTCCTTTTATTGCCCTTTGCTGTATTGCTCTTCACAGATACTgcggttttttttttacaaattgaaggtttgtggcaactttGTGTGGAGCAAGTCTATCGGTGACATTTTTGCAGCAGCATTGGCTCACTTCATGCCTCTGTgtaacattttggtaattctcacaatatttcaaactctccaccagcaaaaagattatgcctcactgaaggctcagatgaagGTTACATTTTTagcaagaaagtattttttaattaagttacgtactttttaagacataatgctattgtacacttaatagactacagtatagttaaacataacttttgtatgtactaggaaaccaaaagatatgtgtgactcactttattgcagtggtctggaaccaaacctgcaatatctctgaggtatgcctgtattttacAGAGATGACACTGTTTCTTATTCTTCTAGTAGAGGAAATGGCAGTAAACTGTCTGGAATCAAAGCCGTCTGAGGCTCCCCACCCTCACACTCTACCATGCTGCAGTTTTAAAGACCTAAGACCTATAAAACCCAACTTACATTCCTTTTGATTTAgtctttttagaaaatattcttaGGTTGAACCACATGAAACTGCTGGggggggggtttgtttgttttaatttatttttttcccttttttagaaTCAATGCTATAAAAGAGATAACAGCTCGATGTCCTCTAGCCATGACTGAAGAACTTCTCCAAGACCTGGCTCAGTATAAAACACACAAAGATAAGAGTAAGTGGTGTGTTATTCTCAGTAGATCAAAGAGTACAGAGTAGTTCGTTTTTACCTCAATAGACTCTTTGCTCTGAAGTTTCTAATTAAAGGTATTATTTTCCAGATGTGATGATGTCTGCTAGAACTTTGATTCAGCTCTTCCGAACACTGAATCCTCAGATGTTACAAAAGAAATTCCGGGTAGGTGAAGCATACATATGTTGATCAAGGATTTGGTCTCAGAAAGTGAGGGTAATTTCCTACAATTTGAGTTTGAGTATTTCTGATGCTTCCATTAGGAGTATTGGTGATACATGTAGTTTTATTCTTTAAGCTCAGAATAAAATTGATTGAATACTTTTGCTTAACTGTTTTATAGTTGGTATATGCTGTTTGAGGTTGAATGACTCTTATAGACCTGTTAGACTGTTTGAAGTCAGTAACTGATGCCAGCATTGAACAGGCTGTTCCCTAACCAGATACTACCTCTTTCAAGTTGGGACAAAGAAAGATGCATGTATGTAACAGAAAGAGAGATCTCAGGACTTAATTGAAGTTTCCTGAGGTGGATCAGAAGAAAgcaagaaggggcttccctggtggcacagtggttgagagtccgcctgccgatgcaggggacacgggttcgtgccccggtccaggaagatcccacatgccacggagcggctgggcccatgagccatggcccctgagtctgcgtgtccggaccctgtgctccgcaatgggagaggccacaacaatgagaggcccacgtatcgcaaaaaaaaaaaaaaagaagaagaaagcaagaaaacagtgGGCAAAGTTCTGGCTGGGGGATTTACTTTGACCCAAGACATTGGTGGACTGTTTTTGTCATTCGATTGCTTCCATTTTTTGTGATTCTCCCTCTCAATTCATAATCCTGGAGAATCCTTTTCATGAGTAATGTTTTGCAGTTTAAGCACCTCATTAAAAACTACTTCCTTTCCTTTAGGGTAAGCCTACAGAGGCCTCCATAGAAGCAAGAGTGCAAGAATATGGAGAACTAGATGCTAAAGATTACATTCCaggagcagaagttctggaagttgaaaaagaagaaaaaaatgctgaagaTGATGAAGgttcatttttgtttcaccaTTATTCAGGACAAAATCACTCCTACTATATCTGTATTGATCTTGAAATCTTTATATTGTTTGgacattcattcagcagatgcTTCCTGGTAATGACTATGTGCCACGCTCTGTTACGGGCACTGAAGGTCAAATGGGCATGGTCCTGCTCTGAGAGAATTTACATTTTGGTGTAGGAAATGCCTTTTCATGTCCTTCAGATTGGCTGCCCCTTATCAAGGGCATGCTGTTTGACACTTAGGAAAGATAATGGGTTTCTTTTGTTGcctagaaaaaataatgaagattagTCTATAGCAATCCTCCTGTTGAAGGAGAATGCTTGTTGAACTGGTCAAAGAATGCCTGAGGAACTCCATTCTCATTGCCAGGGTTAGCATTTACTGCATTGGTTGCTAGggtcctttcttcttcctgttcatCCCTTCATTATTTCAACAAAACTTTCGTAAGCATTAGCTGTGAGCCAGCCACTGTCAAAGCAAAGATGAATGATATGGTTCTTGTCCTTGAGGGTCTTTCATAAACAGCTAATAAATCATTAACAGGATTTATGATTGGAGTGGGGTATAAGGGCTGGAGAGAGGTCAGGTCCACCTCAGAGGTTCAACAAAGGCTTCAAGGAGATGGTGACCCATGAGCCGTATTGGGAATGATTAGTGAGCAATGGTAGTATAGTGGAGACTTTCCAGGCAAACTGTGAGCAAAGTACTGAAGGGTTTAGGAAACTATTAGAATGTAGGATACAAGGTGATGCACAGAAGGCGATGAGACTAGAGATAGAGGTGGGGCCTCACGTGAGTGGCTGTGTAGGCCATGCCTAAGAGCTGGGACACTGTCTTACAGAACATGGGCATCTGCTGAGAGACTGCAGGTATCCTTCATTCTGAAAGCTTACTGTGGCGGCTCCGTTAGGAACTCTGATACCTCTTTACTGAGGTGTCTACAAGCTTCTTATACAACCAAAAGTTTCTACCTTGGTTCTCTGAATGACTTGTTTCTAACTAATTTCTCAAACGTATAAATGTGCTTAgacaagttaaataacttgtaTGTGGCCACTGTAAATGTACAAGTACAGTTCTGATGGACATGGCTAGTTTGGTGGAAAGAATGTAGGCTCTAGAGTCATATATGATTTTCCTAATTTCAGTGTAGGCTGCATTTCTAGCAGTGTGGCCtggggcaggttacttaactcTGGACTCTATTCCTCTTTTGTTGAGTCACGAGGGTTAGAGAAAGATTGTAAAGTTTTGGCTCATGGTGGATAATTGATCAGTGGTTATTCTCCGTTCCTTGACTTAATTAAATTGATGTGGTTTATTTAACAGTAATATTGCTCAGTTCTTGGTGAGCATCTGTTTGAGGTTCATTACCTAAGTTTTCTTTTGCTTGATTTATCTCAGGGTACCATGAACACTCAACATAAAGTGGGTGCTAATGGGGTGCTCTTTTTCACACAGATGAGTGGGAAAACACGAGTCTCAGTGACGAGGCAGTTTCTGATGGCGAATGGGTTGACGTGCACCATTCTTCCgatgaagaacagaaagaaatcgTGAGTCCTAAAATGTCCTTTTCTCAGTGTTGAGGGGCTACGCCCTCACTGGAGCTAATAGCCGTTTAAGCCTGTGTTGTGTCCTTTCAAGTCTGAGAAGCTGAACAGCATGCCCTTGGAGGAGCGGAAAGCCAAAGCCGTGGCCGTCAGCACTAGCCGAGTGTTAAGTCAGGAAGACTTCCAGAAAATCCGAATGGCCCAAATGAGGAAAGAACTCGACGCTGCCCCTGGGAAAGCCCAAAAGAGGAAATACGTCGAAATAGACAGTGATGAGGAGCCCAGGTAAGACAGTGTGTACACCAGGTCTTCAGTCAGCTCACGTGATTATGAAAGTATTAGGAAAAGGAATTCCATCCTTGTTACATATTACATTTTTTCCTTCACCCCAGGGGTGAGTTACTTTCTCTTCGGGACATTGAACGCCTTCATAAAAAGCCAAAGTCTGACAAGGAGACAAGACTAGCAACTGCAATGGTGAGTGAGGCATGTCATTGCCTAGTTGTCTAAACAGAAAGCAGATAAAGTGAAATATGACTCAGAACTTGTATAGGCACAGAACTGCaggggttttttggctgcattgggtcttcgttgctgcctgcaggctttctctagttgcggcgagcgggggctactctgcgttgagatgcgtgggcttcccattgcggtggcttctcttgttgtggagcgcgggctttagcagttgcggtgcgtgggctcagtagttgtagctcgcgggctctagagcacaggctcagaagttgtgtgGCGCAGcaccttagttgctccgcagcatgtgggatcttcccggaccagggattgaacccgtgtcccctgcgttggcaggcggattcttaaccactgcgccaccagggaagtccctgcagtattttattttaatgttttaaataaaagtataattaacATAGAATAAAAGGCACAGATAAGAGGTGTTCAGTTAGATGAGTTTTAACAACTTGATAGCTTGATAGCCACATATGTAACCACCGTCTAAGACAAGCTGTAGAGCACAGAAAGGCACAGTTGTATGTTCACGGTCTCAGGGAGGCTCAGTACATTTACCAGAGCTATGAAAAAAGCAGGGGAATGTTTGTCATTAAAGAAAAGCCAGAGACGGTTAGAGCTCCCTCAGGCAAGTCCTGTGGCTGTTTGCGACTGCAGCCTGCCTACCTTTCCAGCTTCATTTTCTCTACCTTGACTTGTTTCAGACGCCATTCCAAATGGGCTCCACATTACCCTCTATTCCATTTGTACTGACACTTGTTTAGATAAGTTTGAAAACCCATGTTCTTTCTCCACCGCAACTTTGCATATACTGTTCCTACCTGAAATGCTctactcttccctccttccctcctttcctcaccAGGAAGGCCTTCATCCTGCAAAAAACAGCTCACAGGGTCTCCCTCTCTCCTAGGCTCCTCTGGCCTCTAAGAAACCTTTTCTTCCACTGAGCTCCCCTTGCCCAGTTACAACACATCATGGTCATTTCTTCCCCTGGACTGAACTGAGTCTCTGGGGAGCAGTGACTGTGTGTTCCCTCCACCTTAGTGTCCTTGGCGTCCAGCGGAGCTGGCACAGAGGAGACGTGTGTGTTGATGAGATAACTCCTGCAGtggtatttttgtgtgtgtgtgctgataGGCTGGAAAAACAGACCGAAAAGAATTTGTGAGGAGAAAAACCAAAATGAATCCATTTTCCAGTTCCACgaataaggagaagaaaaaacagaagaacTTCATGATGATGCGGTATAGTCATAACGTCCGGTCAAAAAATAAGCGTTCCTTCCGAGAAAAGCAGGTGAGCTCAACTTGAAGCTTGACTGGGTAGAGTGATATTGTTGTTCTAAGACTTCTCTACATTTGAGTGGAGTTGTGCCTTCTAAAACCTTGTATTATGTGTGTCTTAGGATTAATGGGGTGCATTATTGGAGGGCATGGAGAGGTGGAAAGCGGTCAGGGCTTGTAAATCCTAGACCTGACTTTGTTGAGATTCAGCTGTGTGACCAAAGGGAGGcgattttcctcctctgtaaataaAGGAGTTTAAACTAGATGAGCTCCGAGGTCCATTCCTATGCTAAAATTCTCTTGACATTGCATCTGTGAAATATATCGAAATTAactgaataataatttttgaGTGTTTATTATATGGTACTTTTTTCCAAAAAGCAATAATTATATGTGGTAATATCTCAGTAACAGTTTCAGGAAAGCAGTACAAACTAACAGTTCTGTTGTTGGCATGATCCTTTCTCTGTGTACCCTTCTGCAAAGCCATTATGTTTACAGACCTTTGGAATTGTGTTTTATCCATTTTCAGTCTTTGATGGGTAGTCCTGTGCTGCTCTGTTGGCTTGCTTATTTCATAATTCATTGTAGTAaaacaaatttatgtttttatatcctCCTCTACTGCCAATGTACCAGAGCGTATATCTAAATGTACTAGGAAGAATCTCTAGGAAGTCAGGTCAAGGGAAAAATAGTGCCACATTCTGAACCAGCGTTCCTAAATTGCAAGCCAAGGATGAGCCTGCCAGGCCTGCATGTGACAGCCAGCTCTCCAGGGCAGGGCTCCATAGGTGTGGGAACCAAGTCAGCATGACTAACTCTGTTTATTTAATCATTCTAGTTCTAAGCTCTTCAACAATGTTATGTAAGTAATAAAGTGGCAGTAATTTTGATTAGAATTTGTTGAAAGTTTAGGTGAAAGGAAAGGTGCCATTAAATAGTCTGAATTTTGCCAGTTCAATTTAAATGCATGGTTGAATTGATTAAATTCATTAGTTTATCCTT
Coding sequences within it:
- the SDAD1 gene encoding protein SDA1 homolog isoform X1; this encodes MSSRNNNKLPSNLPQLQNLIKRDPPAYVEEFLQQYNHYKSNVEIFKLQPNKPSKELAELVMFMAQIGHCYPEHLSNFPQELKDLLSYNHTVLDPDLRMTFCKALILLRNKNLINPSSLLELFFELLRCHDKLLRKTLYTHIVTDIKNINAKHKNNKVNVVLQNFMYTMLRDSNATAAKISLDVMIELYRRNIWNDAKTVNVITTACFSKVTKILVAALTFFLGKDEEEKQDSDTESEDEGPTARDLLVQYATGKKSSKNKKKLEKAMKVLKKQKKKKKPEVFNFSAIHLIHDPQDFAEKLLKQLESSKERFEVKMMLMNLISRLVGIHELFLFNFYPFVQRFLQPHQREVTKILLFAAQASHHLVPPEIMQSLLMTVANNFVTDKNSGEVMTVGINAIKEITARCPLAMTEELLQDLAQYKTHKDKNVMMSARTLIQLFRTLNPQMLQKKFRGKPTEASIEARVQEYGELDAKDYIPGAEVLEVEKEEKNAEDDEDEWENTSLSDEAVSDGEWVDVHHSSDEEQKEISEKLNSMPLEERKAKAVAVSTSRVLSQEDFQKIRMAQMRKELDAAPGKAQKRKYVEIDSDEEPRGELLSLRDIERLHKKPKSDKETRLATAMAGKTDRKEFVRRKTKMNPFSSSTNKEKKKQKNFMMMRYSHNVRSKNKRSFREKQGFPGGAVVKNPPANAGDTGSSPGPGRSHMPRSN
- the SDAD1 gene encoding protein SDA1 homolog isoform X4, with translation MTFCKALILLRNKNLINPSSLLELFFELLRCHDKLLRKTLYTHIVTDIKNINAKHKNNKVNVVLQNFMYTMLRDSNATAAKISLDVMIELYRRNIWNDAKTVNVITTACFSKVTKILVAALTFFLGKDEEEKQDSDTESEDEGPTARDLLVQYATGKKSSKNKKKLEKAMKVLKKQKKKKKPEVFNFSAIHLIHDPQDFAEKLLKQLESSKERFEVKMMLMNLISRLVGIHELFLFNFYPFVQRFLQPHQREVTKILLFAAQASHHLVPPEIMQSLLMTVANNFVTDKNSGEVMTVGINAIKEITARCPLAMTEELLQDLAQYKTHKDKNVMMSARTLIQLFRTLNPQMLQKKFRGKPTEASIEARVQEYGELDAKDYIPGAEVLEVEKEEKNAEDDEDEWENTSLSDEAVSDGEWVDVHHSSDEEQKEISEKLNSMPLEERKAKAVAVSTSRVLSQEDFQKIRMAQMRKELDAAPGKAQKRKYVEIDSDEEPRGELLSLRDIERLHKKPKSDKETRLATAMAGKTDRKEFVRRKTKMNPFSSSTNKEKKKQKNFMMMRYSHNVRSKNKRSFREKQGFPGGAVVKNPPANAGDTGSSPGPGRSHMPRSN
- the SDAD1 gene encoding protein SDA1 homolog isoform X2, which translates into the protein MSSRNNNKLPSNLPQLQNLIKRDPPAYVEEFLQQYNHYKSNVEIFKLQPNKPSKELAELVMFMAQIGHCYPEHLSNFPQELKDLLSYNHTVLDPDLRMTFCKALILLRNKNLINPSSLLELFFELLRCHDKLLRKTLYTHIVTDIKNINAKHKNNKVNVVLQNFMYTMLRDSNATAAKISLDVMIELYRRNIWNDAKTVNVITTACFSKVTKILVAALTFFLGKDEEEKQDSDTESEDEGPTARDLLVQYATGKKSSKNKKKLEKAMKVLKKQKKKKKPEVFNFSAIHLIHDPQDFAEKLLKQLESSKERFEVKMMLMNLISRLVGIHELFLFNFYPFVQRFLQPHQREVTKILLFAAQASHHLVPPEIMQSLLMTVANNFVTDKNSGEVMTVGINAIKEITARCPLAMTEELLQDLAQYKTHKDKNVMMSARTLIQLFRTLNPQMLQKKFRGKPTEASIEARVQEYGELDAKDYIPGAEVLEVEKEEKNAEDDEDEWENTSLSDEAVSDGEWVDVHHSSDEEQKEISEKLNSMPLEERKAKAVAVSTSRVLSQEDFQKIRMAQMRKELDAAPGKAQKRKYVEIDSDEEPRGELLSLRDIERLHKKPKSDKETRLATAMAGKTDRKEFVRRKTKMNPFSSSTNKEKKKQKNFMMMRYSHNVRSKNKRSFREKQETQVRALVREDPTCHGATKPVHHNY
- the SDAD1 gene encoding protein SDA1 homolog isoform X3, whose translation is MSSRNNNKLPSNLPQLQNLIKRDPPAYVEEFLQQYNHYKSNVEIFKLQPNKPSKELAELVMFMAQIGHCYPEHLSNFPQELKDLLSYNHTVLDPDLRMTFCKALILLRNKNLINPSSLLELFFELLRCHDKLLRKTLYTHIVTDIKNINAKHKNNKVNVVLQNFMYTMLRDSNATAAKISLDVMIELYRRNIWNDAKTVNVITTACFSKVTKILVAALTFFLGKDEEEKQDSDTESEDEGPTARDLLVQYATGKKSSKNKKKLEKAMKVLKKQKKKKKPEVFNFSAIHLIHDPQDFAEKLLKQLESSKERFEVKMMLMNLISRLVGIHELFLFNFYPFVQRFLQPHQREVTKILLFAAQASHHLVPPEIMQSLLMTVANNFVTDKNSGEVMTVGINAIKEITARCPLAMTEELLQDLAQYKTHKDKNVMMSARTLIQLFRTLNPQMLQKKFRGKPTEASIEARVQEYGELDAKDYIPGAEVLEVEKEEKNAEDDEDEWENTSLSDEAVSDGEWVDVHHSSDEEQKEISEKLNSMPLEERKAKAVAVSTSRVLSQEDFQKIRMAQMRKELDAAPGKAQKRKYVEIDSDEEPRGELLSLRDIERLHKKPKSDKETRLATAMAGKTDRKEFVRRKTKMNPFSSSTNKEKKKQKNFMMMRYSHNVRSKNKRSFREKQLALRDALLKKRKRMK